TAGACAGCAAGACTCACTACCAGGTCAGAGctggtgtgtgtttatttcttctcaaattaaacatgtttaaagTGACCCATCGTCACCAGTTGCATTTGTATTTGACTCATAACTAGGCCATGGGTTATGGACTTAATATTCACGCATCACCATTTGGTTTCTCtgtcttttaaatatttgacCTTTTAACCCAGGTTTTAACAACCCGCATATCAAACCAATCAAATTACAGCGTTTCCTCATAATCcatataaatacattacaacagcagcaggtttcaatttcttttattattttaacttctaaaaacagtaaaaagcaaatataaaaacaaaatgtgcaactgagTAATTAGGATCTCACACTATGACATGTGTTTACAAGAGTGGTATATACTGGAATTTGGCATTTGCAAATTTctaacactttgtttttattaattagaaatgtttaaaaaacaagcaaacagcaaCACACCTAAAAACAACGTTGGGTTTCAGCTAACAAAAAGTAGCCGGGTCCATCACTCATTCTGCGTGTTTGGAGGCTGAATCATTGTGTCTCTGATATCGAAGGCATCAATGAGCTcctggagaaagaaaaacagttggAACAATAAACCATGgtcaaagacacaaaacaagatTAAAGATTCTAAATtaaagcgtgatttatggttGTGCGCAGAGCTTccgccgtagcctacgtaagtggcctgaagtttatacttgtgcatCAAtctgtttaaccctcatgttgtccttgggtcaaatttgactcgttttcagttatttatttattttttggcacaaaaaaaaacagagagttCTGTTCTGTGGAGccgatagtcttaattagctttatcGCAACAATTgttaatatcaaaaggttagGCACTAAAAATTTAacgcagaaccataaatcacgcttCAGTCCTCTATGTTCAGGCCTGCTAACCTTCCATATCTTAGGGCTGATAGAGACGATGCACTGTTTACGGCTGTAGGATCCTCCAGCATCCACCTCTCCCTCCTCTACAGGCgctgacacacaaaaacacacaacaatggTAAACAACTGCcctaaagacacacacacacacacacacacacacacacacacacacatatataacaaCAACTAAATGTTACATCTTCTCACCTATGCAAGGCAATTTGTCATTATCCAAATACATCCGTGCCAACCCGtcctaaaaacacataaaacattgtTTACACCTGTTAATAGTCACTAGAGGGcgaacaacaaacacacaacagcgACGGCCGCTCACCCTGATGAGAAAGGACATGTGGAAAATGTTCTCTACTGTCCGGGAAAATGACTTGGGGTCGATGACAAACTCGTAGTACGAGATCGGGGATGTCGCTGCGATAGAAACACAAGACACGTGAGCCAATGATAATTACACAACGGTGAAATAGGTAACGTCCGTGAGGTCGGCTTTAAACTCACGATCATCCTGGTAATAACTCTTCAGGTATCCCAGGATCCTTTCCACCTCTTTCTCTGTCGCCTCTTGGTGGGAGTCTTCCATTTTCTTCAGCTGACGGACAACATTAACGCGATGCAGTCATTATCTGGGACATCAAAACCCTCTCAGACAAGATACCTTTCCAAAGATAAATCGACTTTTTCGTAGGGTGACGGGAGGCTGCTAACATTTATATTTAAGGATATCATGGACATGgataaccattttttttaagattattttttggggcatttttaggcctttactttcacaggacagatgaagacttgaaaggggcgagagagggggaatgacacatGCATGCAGATGACTGAAGCCTTGGAAGTTTAGGTACCTGAGTGGGCATGATCCTTTTGGCTTCCTTGCTAGGTGCCTTCCGTTGCCGTTCTATCCTTTGCTTTGGAGGCGGCGGCTCTGCGTGGAATGAACCCATCCTGAGGAAAAACAAACCACAGGAACGAAAAAGTCTGACACAGAACATAGTGGTGAgggacagtaaaaaaacaacaacaaaaaaggaaaactgtgATAATCCACCTATTAATAATTAACAAGCCTGTTTAAACTCTAAGTGCATTTTCAACTAAAAATCAACTATTTAATTGGAGGCTTAATGTGTACTCCCTGCTGTGATTTCTTATTGTAGAATTTGATTAACAACAATACGGCGGTTTGTCATCGTAAGCGGTTGTTCCAATCAGCAGGCAGATGCACCGCTGACTGACGTCACAGCTCACACATATCATGCTGAGCAGAGACGGGGTGGAAATCAGGAGAGTCAGGACTTTCCCCGGTGGGCCGGTAGTGTTTCCAGGCCGCGAGGGCTGGTCTGATAATAGTTAGACATTGCAAGTTCTGAACAACACTATCTAGCGGCCCGGTGGTCAAACTGAACAGCTTCTTATTTCAATACAAACACAGGCTAATCACAGCCATGTCTAGGATTTTCAGAaatatatgggggggggggatcagtgAGCGACCGCTTCCCAAATGGCATAGCCCTGGTCGGCCTATGACGTAAAGCCCATCGAACACCTTCGTCACGGTAACAGACAGTGTGTGAGTCTAATGATGGaaagccaaaaaagaaaaggagaggtgGCGATGAGATGGTCAGactcaaaagaaataaaagggaTTGTGTTGCTCTGCTGTGTGTTGTTCATTCATTAAACATCCCACCCCCCCCACTGATGCTGAGGCACTCACATGTAATGGAAGGAGGGGGCCGTCCTGAAACAGCCCTCTGCTCTCCTGGCCACTCGGTGCCAAGCATCCTGGGGCAGGTAGCCATCGACTGCGCTGCCGTTCTGCTGCTCGTCCTCATCGTCTTCTAGTCGGTTGAGACCCATGAAGGACAGCTgtcaaagagaagaagagagatcCCCACATGACCACTGCCATGTATACTGCCTTTTGTACTTGCATTACAAATATATTCCGTTTTTCTACATTGTTGTTACAAGTTCATCCTGGTGCGTTTTTATGATCTAGTTCTgttttgaagtctctttctgtGTTCTACAGTACAGCACTTTGCATCAACTGTCAAAGGTAACAGCATGTGTCCCTAGTTAGAGTTGAGAGGTGCACGCTGACATCACTATATAAGACTGCGGACCATCTGcaaatgtttttataataatatagcTAGTGCATTTAATTTAGGCTGCACAGTTCTATATATTTCTTTGACTTCTCTTTAGTGGTGTATCCaactaatacaggagaaaaacccTCCTCCCCAGTTTTAAATGACATAATGACAGCAAGTGTGTTACGCTTCCAAACCAAAGGTAGGGACATATTGTAACTGAAGTGTGAAATACTGTAAAGGAGGAAAGTCGGCCGATTTATTGGTTTAGCTCTACTTTGAACAAGGAAGAGCACACTCGGCCacctcacacacattttatgtATCCAGTTATGACGTGTATAAACAATAAACTCACTCACAAGATGCTCAGAAAAAGCAGTGGGATCGAAAGTAGTGCCCTCAGTGAACAGCTGGCTGGCTTTCTCATTTCCCAGGTCTGTGGCCACAACCAGGAGGTGGGCATCCAGAGCGGCTTCTCTCGGCTGCCGGACTGCCAGGGAACACAGTGGAAGCAAATTGACCAAAATGTGTTGTCATGTGTACAATGTTATGTGATCAAGGTATGACTTGTTACTCTGGATACTACATTTATACCAATCCACTATATGTAAATGAGAAATTTAAATCAGCGTCACAAAGGacttagtctcgctttgccagatccttcctccacagtgctgcggaggagggcctggctagtccacacacagcattctgggatgggagaaacacgtgctctggtttattggcatttcttttaaccaatcgcTATTGTCTTGGGTGGctctaagcgccggacggagcaacggtgccgctgcaaaatagcctcaggaaggaacctgttttggtggaacgtgtacgttcaaaagttgttttagtcgtgcaacagaaaactcagattggacagagggtctagctagctgtctggattcaccctgcagagatctgaggagcagtaaaCCATAGTCCACACAAATCCCCCAGAGTTTAGaataacaacacaaagaaattggAGGGAAACGGACATCGTTGAAAAGACATCATCCGGGGGGtatttcctgcggcaccggagcaCTCCCAGACGTGGAACATCGTGGTCAACCTAACCTGCATGTGTTTGGACTATGGGATGAAACCAGAAACCCGAAACACAATCAGGCACTGGGAGAACATGCAACACTGCACATATTTATTAATGCAGATGCTAGTGTTAAGATTTTGCTCTGCTtgagaaaatgtatgtattgtgtagtGCAACCCTGTGGCTCGCCAAGCCTCCGCACTTTCAGTTTACTGCATGCACAACCCTCTATTCATACAACAGGCATAGTCACTGGATGGCAGCCCAAATTCACCTACCATCTTTAAAAAGTTTGACTGCCTCTTGTAAAACTTCTGTGAGCTTGTTGTTGGAGGGGCTCAGCATATCTTCCCTATTctctagaagaagaaaaaacacaaggaaataCATCAAAGACGTGacgacgacaacaacaacaacaacaacaacaacaaccaggTCGGCTGTCACCCCAACCGGCCTGTCCGTCTTACTTACGCGTCACTGAATTGATGAGGTCCCTGTACTTGCTCCGTATTTCTCTCCTGAGTCCCGGGTCATTGTCCTCGTCTCGCAGGTCAGGTGGGCCGATGCCACAGTCTCCGTCGTCCCCGTCCGCCTGCGGTTGGTTTCCTTTCCTTCGGCCAGCAGAACCATTCTGCCGGGGAGCTTCCTCATCACCACCGCCTCTGGTCCTCTTCATGTTCAGCCTCAACGTTTGTCAGTCACTGAAAGAACACGACCAAATAAACAgagtct
This window of the Etheostoma spectabile isolate EspeVRDwgs_2016 chromosome 17, UIUC_Espe_1.0, whole genome shotgun sequence genome carries:
- the nsmce4a gene encoding non-structural maintenance of chromosomes element 4 homolog A; amino-acid sequence: MKRTRGGGDEEAPRQNGSAGRRKGNQPQADGDDGDCGIGPPDLRDEDNDPGLRREIRSKYRDLINSVTQNREDMLSPSNNKLTEVLQEAVKLFKDVRQPREAALDAHLLVVATDLGNEKASQLFTEGTTFDPTAFSEHLLSFMGLNRLEDDEDEQQNGSAVDGYLPQDAWHRVARRAEGCFRTAPSFHYMMGSFHAEPPPPKQRIERQRKAPSKEAKRIMPTQLKKMEDSHQEATEKEVERILGYLKSYYQDDPTSPISYYEFVIDPKSFSRTVENIFHMSFLIRDGLARMYLDNDKLPCIAPVEEGEVDAGGSYSRKQCIVSISPKIWKELIDAFDIRDTMIQPPNTQNE